CACGAACATTGTATGGGAGGCTAGACGGGTTAAAACCGGCTATGTCGGAAACGATCTTGTCTAAAAGCCCTTGATAACGATAAATACTGTAAACAATGCCGGAAACCCTACGATCAACAATTGGATCACTTATTCTATACCTAGAAACAACCCTCCTAATAGCCTCCTGAACAGGTTTAACCCTAAAACCTAAACCAACAGATTCTATTACAGCATATACTATTCTTCTATAATTAATCATTCTAATCTTCCTACCACTATGTTCTGGATAACGACTTAATAGCTTAACCATATTTTAATCAATACTAAGTATTGTAAGGAAAATATAGCTAGGTAAATTGTCTAGTATAAATAGTTTATCTAGTCTTTCCAACATATAGTATTTTCGGCAGTAAACACGGAGTTTTGGAGAGGTGATTATTTATGGTTTTAAAAATTGGTTTTGCAAGCACTTATCCCCCTACTCATTGTGGGGTTGGAGAATATTCTCGTATGCTTATTACTGCTTTGAAGAGTTTGTATCCACGTATAAAAGCATATGTGTTTGCTGATAAGAGGGGTGGGGATAGGAGATTTGATGAATTAGCCAAAGTAGATATTATACCGAGTTTTGAACATGAGGAAACTAGTTATAGGAAATTATTAGATAATCTTGCTCTTATTGATGGTGTTGATATTTTACATGTACAGCATGAATATGGTATTTTCGGTAAACATAATGGTTTAATAGAAGCTGTTGAGGAAGCTAGAGAGGAGAGGCTTGTAGGGAAAATAGTTATAACAATGCATACTGTTGATCATCCATACACTCTTAGATCAGGGACATTAGAGTTTCAAAGACAACTAAACAAATTTGATGCGATAATAGTTCATAGTGCTCTACAGGAATTTGAACTAATACATCAGGGAATTGATCCATCTAAAATTATAAGAATACCGCATGGAACCCTCTTAAACCCATATCTATGGTTGCCTAGATTCAAATTAGCGGAATCACTAGGAATATCTGAGGAACAACTAGTAGGATTCTTAATTGGTGTCCCGGGATTTCTTAGAAAAGATAAAGGCTTAGATATTCTCGTAAAAGCTGTGAAGCCTCTCCTACATGATGGGGATTACACGGTTATTGTTGCTGGAGAAACAAGAGACCCTGTGTTGAGAAAGGAGCTCGAGGAAATGGTTAGGAATGGACCCAACATGATCTTTATAGAGAGATGGTTGACAAGCGAGGAGATACTGAAACTTGTTGCATTAGTAGATGCTGTTGTCTTACCCTATAGGGATAGGCCAGCATCATATTCTGTCTCCGGCATATTACACTTATCAATGGGCGGGTTAAAACCTATTATTGGTACTAGGGCTCCGAGATTGATAGAACTATATCATCATGCGCCGAGAATGACTGTTCCAGTTAGAAACCCTGATGAGCTAACAAGGAAAATTAGATGGTTAAGGATAAACTATGATGTAGCAATAGCGTATATGAGCAGTCTTTACAGCTATGCTGTTAGGACGGAATGGCGTAGAACAGCTAGAAGGCATCTATCTCTCTATGCCTACGTTTTAGGCATTGAAAAATCTATTCTTTCAGGAGAATAGCCTGGAAGAGGAGATATATATGGTGGAAATCATGGAGATCTGTAAGATCAATTATAGGGGAGTAGTGGTCAGGGGGGTTAGGGGAGATATTACAGAACTAGATGTTGAAGCCATAGTTAACCCGGCTAACAGCTCGATGTTGATGGGCGGCGGTTTAGCAGGGGTTTTGAAGAGGAAGGGTGGAGAAATTATTGAGAATGAAGCAAAGAAGTTTGCACCAGTACCTGTCGGTAAGGCTGTTGTAACAATTGCCGGCGCGTTAAGGGCTAAATACATTATTCATGCACCAACAATGGAGAAGCCCGCTATGAGGATTAAGCCGGAAAACGCATATAAAGCAACATTTGCTGCTCTCACAAAAGCATTTGATTTATCATTGAATAAGATAGCAATACCAGGTATGGGAACAGGTGTTGGTGGATTATCTCCTAGTGACGCAGGCAAAGCTATGGCTAAAGCAATAAAGGAGTTCCTAGACCTAGTTCCTTCAGGAATCAAAGAAATACTCATAGTTGACTTGAACCCTGAAATACCCAGGATGGTTTGTAGATCCTTGGAGGAAATGATCGGGGAAACAGGAAATGAATATCAAAGTTAAATATATGCTTTGGCTACGCGAGAAAATAGGATTAGAACAAGAAGAATTCAAGCTGGATAGAGAGACTAGTTTAGAAGACTTGGTAAGAATTATTATTTTAAAACATAGAGAAGCAGAGAAATATTTAAGCAATATATTTAGCGATGATAATCCCTTCATAATACTTGTCAATGGAATACCTAGAAAGAAAAACTATATACTAAAAGATAATGACTTAGTCACAATTCTCCCCCCAGTATCAGGAGGATAGTGTCTTAGAAACAATTATTTTTGAATTCAACAACTTATAACGGCGTAAACATTATTTTTCCATGATTCTTTAAACATAGTTATAAATAAATTACTTGTTTAAACGGTGAGTAAGTAATGGATTATTTGTTTGAACTTGTTCCTTGGAAAAAGAAATTAATAGATGAAATAGTAGATTTAGCAAGAGATTTCTTCAGTATTTATACTATTCCGGAAGGCCCTGGAGGTTATCCCGGCATATATAGTTTAGCTACTGCAATGTATCTTAA
This is a stretch of genomic DNA from Staphylothermus hellenicus DSM 12710. It encodes these proteins:
- a CDS encoding glycosyltransferase — protein: MVLKIGFASTYPPTHCGVGEYSRMLITALKSLYPRIKAYVFADKRGGDRRFDELAKVDIIPSFEHEETSYRKLLDNLALIDGVDILHVQHEYGIFGKHNGLIEAVEEAREERLVGKIVITMHTVDHPYTLRSGTLEFQRQLNKFDAIIVHSALQEFELIHQGIDPSKIIRIPHGTLLNPYLWLPRFKLAESLGISEEQLVGFLIGVPGFLRKDKGLDILVKAVKPLLHDGDYTVIVAGETRDPVLRKELEEMVRNGPNMIFIERWLTSEEILKLVALVDAVVLPYRDRPASYSVSGILHLSMGGLKPIIGTRAPRLIELYHHAPRMTVPVRNPDELTRKIRWLRINYDVAIAYMSSLYSYAVRTEWRRTARRHLSLYAYVLGIEKSILSGE
- a CDS encoding MoaD/ThiS family protein, which translates into the protein MNIKVKYMLWLREKIGLEQEEFKLDRETSLEDLVRIIILKHREAEKYLSNIFSDDNPFIILVNGIPRKKNYILKDNDLVTILPPVSGG
- a CDS encoding macro domain-containing protein, producing MVEIMEICKINYRGVVVRGVRGDITELDVEAIVNPANSSMLMGGGLAGVLKRKGGEIIENEAKKFAPVPVGKAVVTIAGALRAKYIIHAPTMEKPAMRIKPENAYKATFAALTKAFDLSLNKIAIPGMGTGVGGLSPSDAGKAMAKAIKEFLDLVPSGIKEILIVDLNPEIPRMVCRSLEEMIGETGNEYQS